The Nitrospirota bacterium DNA segment ACCTCTACCAGCTTGATTTTGTCACTCCAGGAATCTGCCCCTTAAGAGACAGTGCCCTGAAACATATCCTGCACATACCAAATTTTCTTAAATAACCTCTCGGCCTGCCACAGATACGGCATCTGTTATATGCCCTTACTTTAAACTTTGGTGCATGCTTTACTTTTTCCATTAGACACTTTTTTGCCATAAATCTCCCATTACTTCTCACCTCTGAAAGGCATTCCTAAATGCCTGAGAAGGGCCTTGCCTTCATCGTTGGCTTTAGCTGTTGTAACAATTATTATATCCATGCCGTGAACGCTTTCCACCTTATCGTAATCTATCTCAGGGAAGATAAATTGCTCCTTCACGCCTAAAGCATAGTTGCCCCTGCCATCAAAATTTTTTGCTGAAAGCCCTTTAAAATCCCTGATTCTCGGCAGCGCAAGACTTATAAATCTATCGAGGAATTCATACATCCTGTCACCCCTGAGGGTAACCATGCATCCAACCGGCATCCCTTTACGAAGCTTGAAACCGGCTATGGATTTTTTCGCTTTTGTTATTACAGGCATCTGCCCTGTTATAACCGCCAATTCTTTTACTGCAGCATCAAGGAGCTTTATATTCTGAATAGCTTCACCAAGGCCAACATTTAATACGACCTTCTCCACCCTGGGAACCTGCATCGAATTTTCATATGAAAACTCTTTCATGAGTTCAGGGACAACACGTTTTTTATACCTCTCCTTCAGCCTTACCATTAACGGTCAATGACCTCCTTGCACTTTTTGCAGACCCTGACCTTTTTATTACCTCCGAGAAAGCTCTGCTCGATTCGCGTGGGTTTTTCACATTTTGGACAAATAAGCATAACATTGGACCTATGGATAGGGGCTTCCTTTTCTATAATCCCACCCTGTGCATAACGTTTGCTCGGCTTCATGTGTTTTTTAATAATGTTTAACTTTTCAACAAGAAGACTTTCTTTGTCAGGATACACAGAGAGCACCCTGCCCCTCCTGCCTTTTTCTTTGCCAGCAATAACTATAACTGTATCATTCTTCTTGAGACCCAGACTCATAACTCACTCCGTAAGAATTCAAAATTTAAAGAACCTCGGGGGCTAATGAAATTATTTTCATAAACCCTTTCCATCTCAGCTCCCTTGCCACAGGGCCAAATATCCTTGTACCGATTGGTTCACCCTGGGGACTTATAAGGACAACTGCATTCTGGTCAAACCTGATATAAGAACCATCAGGCCTTCTGGTTTCCTTCTTTGTTCTGACCACAACTGCTTTTGCAACAGCTCCCTTTTTTATATTGCCATCTGGTAAGGCCTCTTTGACGCTTACTACAACAACATCTCCAATCCCTGCATATTTACGGTGAAAACCTCCCAGCGCTTTAATGCACTGCACCTTTTTAGCTCCTGAATTATCTGCTACATCTAAGATGCTCCGTAGTTGTATCATGGCTTTACCTGTCCGATAGAGGACCCTTCGGACTTAAGTATCTTTAAGACAACCCATCTCTTTTCCTTACTAATAGGTCTTGTCTCAATAATTTCAACTTTATCTCCAACCTTACATTTGTTTTCTTCATCGTGGGCCTTAAACTTTGTAATCTTCTTTATTGTCTTTTTATAAGTCGAATCCTGGACTAATCTCTTGACGGCTACAACGACTGTTTTATCCATTTTGTCGCTTATAACTTCACCTGTGTAAATTTTTCTACGCATTCTCTTTTTCCCTTATAATTGTCAGAGTTCTCGCAATGTCTTTCTTCACCTGTCTTATCCTCATGGGATTCTCAATTTCACCTGTAGCCTTCTGAAATCTCAGATTAAATAATTCTTTCTTGAGGTCATCTTCTTTCCTCCTGAGTTCATCAATGCTTAACGCCCTGAGTTCCGGAGGTTTCATATCAGTTCTTCCCCCCTCCTTACAAACCTGGTTGCAACTGGAAGTTTATGGGAGGCAAGTCTTAAAGCCTCCCTGGCCACATCCTCGGTAACGCCTGACATCTCATAAATTATCCTGCCAGGTTTTACTACAGATACCCAGTATTCGGGAGAACCCTTCCCCTTTCCCATTCTTGTTTCAGCCGGTTTTTTTGTTATTGGCTTATCCGGAAACACCCTTACCCAGACCTTGCAACCCCTT contains these protein-coding regions:
- a CDS encoding type Z 30S ribosomal protein S14; translated protein: MAKKCLMEKVKHAPKFKVRAYNRCRICGRPRGYLRKFGMCRICFRALSLKGQIPGVTKSSW
- the rplP gene encoding 50S ribosomal protein L16 encodes the protein MLMPKKVKFRKMQKGRMHGKAYRGSDISFGEYGLKSLEPGWISGRQIEAARVAMTRYVKRGCKVWVRVFPDKPITKKPAETRMGKGKGSPEYWVSVVKPGRIIYEMSGVTEDVAREALRLASHKLPVATRFVRRGEELI
- the rplE gene encoding 50S ribosomal protein L5 — protein: MVRLKERYKKRVVPELMKEFSYENSMQVPRVEKVVLNVGLGEAIQNIKLLDAAVKELAVITGQMPVITKAKKSIAGFKLRKGMPVGCMVTLRGDRMYEFLDRFISLALPRIRDFKGLSAKNFDGRGNYALGVKEQFIFPEIDYDKVESVHGMDIIIVTTAKANDEGKALLRHLGMPFRGEK
- the rpsQ gene encoding 30S ribosomal protein S17 — encoded protein: MRRKIYTGEVISDKMDKTVVVAVKRLVQDSTYKKTIKKITKFKAHDEENKCKVGDKVEIIETRPISKEKRWVVLKILKSEGSSIGQVKP
- the rpmC gene encoding 50S ribosomal protein L29, whose amino-acid sequence is MKPPELRALSIDELRRKEDDLKKELFNLRFQKATGEIENPMRIRQVKKDIARTLTIIREKENA
- a CDS encoding 50S ribosomal protein L24 translates to MGLKKNDTVIVIAGKEKGRRGRVLSVYPDKESLLVEKLNIIKKHMKPSKRYAQGGIIEKEAPIHRSNVMLICPKCEKPTRIEQSFLGGNKKVRVCKKCKEVIDR
- the rplN gene encoding 50S ribosomal protein L14, which encodes MIQLRSILDVADNSGAKKVQCIKALGGFHRKYAGIGDVVVVSVKEALPDGNIKKGAVAKAVVVRTKKETRRPDGSYIRFDQNAVVLISPQGEPIGTRIFGPVARELRWKGFMKIISLAPEVL